The Penaeus vannamei isolate JL-2024 chromosome 39, ASM4276789v1, whole genome shotgun sequence genome includes the window cctagctaactgcacaggcatgggacagctgtggtacatttgatggttcgtcaaaacattatataatagtattacaatgGAAATCTAGATCATAGCATCATTACGACCAAtcacacagtaatttatctactcatctacaacataagtatatcttccaagacatcagatgatataaagtagttacatatatatatatatatataaatatatatatatatatatatatatatatatatatatatatatacatatatatatattcatatatatatatatatatatatatatatatatgtataaaagtatatatatatatatatatatatatatatatatatatatatatatatatatatatatatatatatatatatatatatatatatatatatatatatatatatatatatgtatatatatatatatgtatatatatacatatacatatatatatatatatatatatatatatatatatatatatatacatacgtatatatatatatatatatatatatatatatatatatatatatatatatatatatatattcacatacaaacacacacacacacataaatatatacatatacatacatttatatataggtgcatatatatatatatatatatatatatatatatatatatatatatatatatatacatatatatatatatatgtatgtgtgtgtgtgtgtgtgtatgtgtgtatatacgtatatataagtatatgtatacatatatatatatatatatatatatatatatatatatatatatatatatatatatatatatatatatatatatatgtatatatatatacatatatataacatatgtatacatatatatatcatatatatatatatataaatacatatatatatatatatatatatatatatatatatatatatatatatatatatatatatatatatacgcacacaaacacacacacacacacacacacacacacacacacacacacacacacacacacacacacacacacacacacacacacacacacacacacatatatatatatatctataatatataatatatatatactatatatatatgatatatatatatatacatatatatatatataatatatatatatatatatatatatatatatatatatatatatatactttattattattaaagatatatatgtatatatttacatagatacacactcacacaaacacacacacatatgcatgcatatatagatatataaatatatatatatatatatatatatatatatatatatatatatatatatatatatatatatatatatatatatatatatatatatatatatatatatatatatatatatatatatatatatatatattcacacacacacacacacacacgcgcacacacacacacacacacacacacacacacacacacacacacacacacacacacatatatatatatatatatatatatataaatatatatatatatatatatatatatatataaagatagatagatagatagatagatagatagatagagagagagagagagaggtatatatatatatatatatatatatatatatatatatatatattatatacctctctctctatctatctatctatctatctatctatctatctatctttatatatatatatatatatatatatatatatatatatatatataatatatatgtatatatatatgatatatatatatatacatatatataatatatatatatatatatatatatatatatatatatatatatatatatatatatatatatatatatatatatatacacacacacacacaaacacatacacatacacatacacatatgcatgcatatatatatatatatatatatatatatatatatatatatatatatacatatatatatatatatatatatatatatatatatatatatatatatatatatatatatatatattcacacacacacacacacacacacacacacacgcacacacacacacacacacacacacacacacacacacacacacacacacacacacacacacacacacacacacacacacacacacacacgcatatatatatatatatatatatatatatatatatatatatatatatatatatatataaagatagatagatagatagatagatagatagagagaaagagagaggtagggggggggggagctgtctCTCAGAAGCGCACCTGGGTTGCTCCCACGAGCATGAGACCTTTCGTGAAAACCAAAATACGAGAATCACTGGTTTCTCTTTCCCGACAGATCGTCTTCGGCTGCATTTGATAAAGGGGGGGAGCTTGAAGGCCTCTGTTGTTCATCCATATCTCAAAACGAAGACCAACATATAATACGTGATTATGGCAACTCCTCTGAAATTCCGGGTGtattgttcctttttcttttttttctgtctctctaaagCGATGACTGCACACCTGATGTTtccagagaaatgataataaaaagccaGTGTGATTGTTAGTATCTTTGAAAACTTTAGTCAttcacaagttttttttttacattttggggTTGCTGAATGGCTTCCCGATTCTGAGGATAGAGAGGAACAAAGCTTAACACATATGTTATCTGGCGAAAGGCCTTGAATAACATGGATGACAGGAACAAAGTCAAGCTCAGGAGGGCTTAAATACGTGAGGCTATGGTTCGGATATCTTGTGGCTGTGTGGGCGTGATGTAGGAGGCGgcgaagaggtagagaagggcaTCGGAGTTCTTCAAACATTGAAGACAGCAACGAAGGCTGTGAAACATGGCGATATATGTTCATGAACAGGGGTTAGTTATGTTTAAAAGTGACACCGAGAACTTATTCTTGCGGAGATATACTTGGAAAAGGAGGCGCATTATCAAACACAGCTAACAGGGAAAAAGaccttgggataatcataaacagaaacctaagcccaaataatcatataaatgaaaaggtggcataaaatgctaggactgattgccaacatgaagagggcattcgttgATGTGGACGAAAATAGGATAAAGATCATTACAGCAAACATAATCCCAGTCTAGAGTCCACACTTAAAGATAGACTATAGAAATTAGGAATTACTAATAAGAAAGAAGCAAAgtgggggatatgattatgctgttcaactatattacaggaagagtggtTAGAGAAGTTAGACAAAAATGGCTTTATAATCTTGAACACGAGAACGAGAAAACACAATCAAAAGTTTAAAGTAAAAAGAAGCAATAAAGATGTCAAAATTTTTTTGTTTCATAAACAGAACTCTTTGAGCAAGGAacagaccaaaaaagaaaagaaaagaaaaaaaaaaagcgttgtGAGCCAAAAATGTGCACCAGTTTAcaaagttatacgacaatttaaatatatCAGACGGGACCATCTGAGCTTACCTATTCTCCTGTATTGAAAGAAATAGGTAAGAAAACACGCACCGACAAAaaacaggcacatacatacacaaacgcacacgcacacatttataaacacacacaaacacagatatatacgcaaagtgggggatatgattatgctgttcaactatattacaggaagagtggtTAGAGAAGTTAGACAAAAATGGCTTTATAATCTTGAACACGAGAACGAGAAAACACAATCAAAAGTTTAAAGTAAAAAGAAGCAATAAAGATGTCAAAATTTTTTTCGTTTCATAAACAGAACTCTTTGAGCAAGGAacagaccaaaaaagaaaagaaaaaaaaaaaaaaagcgttgtGAGCCAAAAATGTGCACCAGTTTAcaaagttatacgacaatttaaatatatCAGACGGGACCATCTGAGCTTACCTATTCTCCTGTATTGAAAGAAATAGGTAAGAAAACACGCACCGACAAAaaacaggcacatacatacacaaacacacacatgcatacgcacacacaaacacacaccattatacccacccacatacatagtcacaacatacaagcaaacacacacacaaacacatatacacacatacactcacacacacaagaatacacacgtacgcactcaaacacacgcatacactcatcagaaacacatacacacgcacgcatacactcatcagaaacacatacacacgcactcaaacacacccacacaagcaggtacacatacacacacacacaaatacactcacacacacacacaaacacgcatatgcacataatatataatctttcAAAAAGGAAATGGCTAAACATGCCGTTAAAGACCAGCTGCGGATTTGCCAATGACGAAGTCCTCGTGCATCCCATGTCCAGGCGTACCAACCTGTCCCCCGGGGTCGCCAGGCGTACCAACCTGTCCCCCGGGGTCGCCAGGCGTACCAACCTGTCCCCCGGGGTCGCCAGGCGTACCAACCTGTCCCCCGGGGTCGCCAGGCGTACCAACCTGTCCCCCGGGGTCGCCAGGCGTACCAACCTGTCCCCCGGGGTCGCCAGGCGTACCAACCTGTCCCCCGGGGTCGCCAGGCGTACCAACCTGTCCCCCGGGGTCGCCAGGCGTACCAACCTGTCCCCCGGGGTCGCCAGGCGTACCAACCTGTCCCCCGGGGTCGCCAGGCGTACCAACCTGTCCTCCGGGGTCGCCAGGCGTACCAACCTGTCCCCCGGGGTCGCCAGGCGTACCAACCTGTCCCCCGGGGTCGCCAGGCGTACCAACCTGTCCCCCGGGGTCGCCAGGCGTACCAACCTGTCCCCCGGGGTCGCCAGGCGTACCAACCTGTCCCCCGGGGTCGCCAGGCTTACCAACCTGTCCCCCGGGGTCGCCTCGTTTGAGAATACGAATCCTGGATGCGGGGAACCTGCGCCCTGCCTGGTCGTGGCTGGCTCGGCTCCGCTCTGGTTTTTCCGTAATTCAGGCGCGTCTTCCGAATTGCTGGCTTCCATGCACGGCTTTTGACGGTTATCCACCGGCGATGGTCTTATGAGTTTAATTGCTTATTTGTCGTGTGGAATTTCAGCTGCGGTTGGCTGAACTATCCACATAATTCGGGCATCTCGTCCTGATGCCGCGCAGGACTTGAAGAAATGTGGATCTTCTCAGGACGATCAAGTACAAATGCACGCGCGCACAACtaatttcatctctttctctctttatatatatatgattatatatatatatatatatatatatatatatatatatatatatatatataaatatatatatatatgtatatatatgtatatatatatatatatatatatatatatataaatatatatatatatatatatatatgtatatatatgtatagatatatatatatatatatatatatatatatatatatatatatatatatatatatatatatatatgtgtgtgtgtgtgtgtgtgtgtgtgtgtgtgtgtgtgtgtgtgtgtgtgtgtgtgtgtgtgtgtgtttgtgtgtgtgtgtgtatgagtatcggTATCCGTATCAgtatcagtgtgtgtgagtgtaagtgtgagtgtgtgtgtgcgtgtgtgtatatatgtgggtttgtgtgtatgtgatatgtatgtatgtatgtttgcatttctgcatgtatgtatgtatatatgtatatatgtataatgtgtctaagtgtgtgtatgtgtgttgatgtcTGCGtgctgtgattg containing:
- the LOC138860053 gene encoding glutamine-rich protein 2-like; translation: MPLKTSCGFANDEVLVHPMSRRTNLSPGVARRTNLSPGVARRTNLSPGVARRTNLSPGVARRTNLSPGVARRTNLSPGVARRTNLSPGVARRTNLSPGVARRTNLSPGVARRTNLSPGVARRTNLSSGVARRTNLSPGVARRTNLSPGVARRTNLSPGVARRTNLSPGVARRTNLSPGVARLTNLSPGVASFENTNPGCGEPAPCLVVAGSAPLWFFRNSGASSELLASMHGF